The segment ATTCTCTCCTTTTAAAGTAGCCCGAACACCTGCCGACAGAGTTGAGGTACTCTTCTTCACGGTGAAGAGTCACGCAGGAACAGGTCTTCGGGTCGGTTCTACTTGTGCAGGATCAGTTTTCCACTTTTGGTGAGGCAGAGGCGGTAAAGTTCTGAGCCGTGCTGAATCTGGATCTCTTTATTATCTCCCAACAGGTCGGTCGAACGAATCAACGGGACCTGCGGGACCAGATTCTGATCCTTCTGTTGTACCGTCTGACGAGGCGGCTGAATAGCTTTTCGATCAGATTTTTCAGGGTCGGGGGAGCCGGGCATAA is part of the Polystyrenella longa genome and harbors:
- the hemP gene encoding hemin uptake protein HemP, which codes for MPGSPDPEKSDRKAIQPPRQTVQQKDQNLVPQVPLIRSTDLLGDNKEIQIQHGSELYRLCLTKSGKLILHK